The following coding sequences are from one Nicotiana tabacum cultivar K326 chromosome 1, ASM71507v2, whole genome shotgun sequence window:
- the LOC107817721 gene encoding trifunctional UDP-glucose 4,6-dehydratase/UDP-4-keto-6-deoxy-D-glucose 3,5-epimerase/UDP-4-keto-L-rhamnose-reductase RHM1-like: protein MSEPAPYVPKNILITGAAGFIPSHVTNRLTKLYPDYRIVALDKLDYCSSLKNLEPSYSSPNFKFVKADITSADLINHLLVEEKIDTIMHFAAQTHVDNSFGNSFEFTINNIYGTHVLLEACKLTKSIKRFIHVSTDEVYGETDLETDIGNPEASQLLPTNPYSATKAGAEMLVMAYHRSYGLPTITTRGNNVYGPNQYPEKLIPKFIILAMKGEHLPIHGDGSNVRSYLYSDDVAEAFDVILHKGVIGHVYNIGTKKERRVLDVAEDICKLFGLNAQQAIEFVQDRPFNDQRYFLDDQKLKKLGWKERTSWEEGLKMTLEWYTKNPDWWGDITVALHPHPRISNIMPSHDESCLLQLIKGCKKGCGSEMKFLIYGRTGWIGGLLGKICEERGIAYEYGTGRLQDRNSLMHDMIRVRPAHVFNAAGITGRPNVDWCESHKVETIRTNVVGTLTLADICRAADILVMNFATGCIFEYDERHPLGSGIGFKEEDKPNFTGSFYSKTKAMVEELLKEYENVCTLRVRMPISSDLCNPRNFITKITRYDKVVNIPNSMTVLDELLPISIEMAKRNCRGIWNFTNPGVVSHNEILEMYREYIDPNFKWQNFNLQEQAKVIVAPRSNNELDTTKLKNEFPELLSIKDSIIKYVFGPNRKT, encoded by the exons ATGTCCGAACCAGCTCCTTATGTACCCAAAAACATCCTCATAACTGGTGCAGCAGGATTCATTCCATCCCATGTAACCAACAGATTGACCAAGCTTTATCCTGACTACAGGATTGTTGCTCTTGACAAGCTCGATTATTGTTCGAGCCTGAAAAATTTGGAGCCGAGTTACTCATCGCCGAATTTCAAATTTGTCAAGGCTGATATTACAAGTGCTGATCTTATCAACCATCTTTTGGTTGAGGAGAAGATTGACACAATAATGCATTTTGCAGCACAGACTCATGTGGATAATTCATTTGGAAATTCATTTGAGTTCACAATCAATAATATTTATGGTACACATGTACTTCTTGAAGCTTGTAAGTTGACTAAATCTATCAAGAGATTCATTCATGTTAGTACAGATGAAGTTTATGGTGAGACTGATTTGGAGACTGACATTGGCAATCCTGAAGCTTCTCAACTCCTCCCCACTAATCCATATTCTGCTACTAAAGCGGGCGCTGAAATGCTTGTCATGGCTTACCATAGGTCTTATGGCCTACCGACAATCACAACACGAGGGAATAACGTGTATGGCCCCAATCAGTACCCTGAAAAGTTGATTCCAAAGTTCATTATTCTTGCCATGAAGGGCGAGCATTTGCCAATTCACGGGGATGGATCAAATGTTAGGAGCTATTTGTACTCTGATGATGTTGCTGAGGCATTTGATGTGATATTGCATAAAGGGGTGATTGGACATGTGTATAACATTGGCACTAAAAAGGAGAGGCGAGTTTTGGATGTGGCTGAGGACATATGCAAATTATTCGGCTTGAATGCTCAACAAGCTATCGAGTTTGTGCAAGACAGGCCATTTAATGACCAAAGATATTTCTTGGATGACCAAAAGCTTAAGAAGCTAGGGTGGAAAGAACGGACCTCTTGGGAGGAAGGACTAAAGAtgacactggaatggtacaccAAAAATCCTGATTGGTGGGGTGATATAACCGTAGCCCTTCACCCGCATCCAAGAATTTCAAACATTATGCCTTCACATGATGAAAGTTGCCTGTTGCAGCTTATAAAAGGTTGCAAGAAAGGCTGTGGCTCGGAGATGAAGTTCTTGATCTATGGAAGAACTGGTTGGATTGGAGGGTTGTTAGGAAAGATTTGTGAAGAACGTGGAATAGCATACGAGTATGGGACAGGAAGATTGCAGGATAGAAATTCGTTAATGCATGACATGATAAGAGTAAGGCCAGCCCATGTTTTCAACGCGGCTGGTATTACTGGGAGGCCTAATGTGGATTGGTGTGAATCGCATAAAGTAGAGACAATTAGAACTAATGTCGTTGGTACACTAACTTTGGCTGATATCTGCAGAGCAGCAGACATCTTGGTGATGAATTTCGCGACAGGTTGCATATTTGAGTATGACGAGAGGCACCCATTAGGCTCAGGCATTGGATTCAAGGAGGAAGACAAGCCAAATTTTACAGGATCTTTCTACTCCAAGACCAAAGCCATG GTTGAGGAGCTTCTAAAAGAATATGAAAATGTTTGTACCCTCCGAGTGAGAATGCCAATATCATCTGACCTTTGCAACCCGAGAAACTTCATCACAAAGATCACGCGTTATGATAAAGTGGTAAACATCCCAAATAGCATGACAGTGCTAGATGAGCTACTACCAATCTCTATTGAGATGGCAAAGAGAAACTGCAGAGGGATATGGAACTTCACCAATCCGGGAGTTGTGAGCCACAATGAGATTCTAGAGATGTACAGAGAATACATAGATCCCAACTTTAAGTGGCAGAATTTTAATCTTCAAGAACAAGCAAAAGTGATCGTTGCACCAAGAAGTAACAACGAGCTTGACACGACAAAGCTGAAAAATGAGTTCCCAGAATTGTTATCGATCAAAGATTCGATCATCAAGTATGTCTTTGGACCAAACAGAAAAACATAA